ATTTTTAAAAGCAATTGCATCACCTTCTATTATATCTATTAGTTTTGTCAAATCAATATCTTGACCCACATAAGCCGAGTTTAATATTCCTTTTGAAAACACACTGTCTAAAAGGCTATGAAGTTTATCTTTATTAACAGCGTCTATTTTATTGATAATATCTTCAGGCTTATTGATTCTGTTTAAAAGCAGCATGGACTTTCCGTTACTGAACATTCTGCTGCTAGTGCTTTCAAGTCCAAGAATGTAGCTACCTTTTAGTTGCTCTTTCAATTTTATTAATCTTTCATTTGTAATATCAAACTTTGAAAATTTATAAACTTCTTCTTTGATAAGCTCTATAACATTAGTTGAATATTTGGGGTTTAATCCGCTGTATATGCTTATAACACCAGTATTTTTAAAGGATGACATATAAGAATATATTGAATAGCATACTCCTAACTCTTCCCTTATTTTCTGGAATAATATTGAGGCAGCTCCTCCTCCAAACATATTATTTAAAAGAAGCATTGGGTAAACATCGTCACTTCCTGCTTCTATGCCCTGCATTCCAAGGCTTATATGGAGCTGTTCTATTTCTTTTTGTCTAAAAAGATGATTGGATAATAAGCTTGGAGCTGAATAACTAGTTATCTTCTTGCCAGTACTGTTCCAATTGCCAAAATACTTATTTACAAGCCTCTCTATATCATTTATATTCACTTTTCCAGAAATTGATATTACTGAGTTTTCCGGGATATAATATGAAGAAATATAATCAAGAAGCTGCTGCCTAGTAAAAGAGCGAACAGTTTCTATTGTCCCTAAAATAGGCATGGATATGGAATCTTTGCCCCATATAGCCTCACTGTGCAAATCAGATAAGACATCCTCAGGCTGATCCTCACTCATATTAATTTCTTCTACGATTACACCTTTTTCTTTCTCTATATCTTCTTCATCAAATTTGCTGTTAAAAAGCATATCAGCTAAAACTTCAAGAGATAAATCTAAATGAGTATCCAAAGTCTTAGTATAAAAGCAGGTAGCCTCTTTTCCTGTAAAAGCGTTTATCTGCCCTCCAACATCCTCAATACTTTCTGCTATTTCCTTTGAAGTTCTACTTGAAGTACCTTTAAAAAACATGTGCTCAATAAAATGTGAAATACCATTATTAATAGCATTTTCATTTCTAGACCCATTTTCTACCCAAAGACCTAAGCTTACTGAATTAACATGATCTATATTTTCTACAACTATCCTTAAACCATTATCTAGCCTAAATAAATTATACATACCTTCCTCCTTTTAAAAGGATTATGTTTTATATTGTTAACTACTTATATTTTTATGTTCTTATGCTCTTCTTTTTATCTTTTATATATTTTATTATAAAAAATAAAAAGGCAGTGATGCCCTTCTATTTTTCTTGGTCTTTTTCTTCAGTTTCAGAATCTTTAATAGCATCTTTTCTTGAAAGATTAATCCTACCTTGATTATCTATTTCTGTTACCTTAACTAAAATTTCATCTCCAACAGAAACAACATCTTCAACTTTATTAACTCTTGCAAAGTCAAGCTTGGAAATATGAACAAGACCCTCTTTGCCAGGTAATATTTCAACGAAGGCTCCAAAGTTTGCTATCTTTGTTACCTTTCCTAGATAAATTTCTCCAGCTTTAACTTCTTTAGTTAAATCATCAATAATCTTTAGTGCTCTGTTTGCTCCTACGCTGTCATTTGACATTATGAATATCTTTCCATCTTCCTTAATGTCAATCTTAACTCCTGTTTCAGCAATAATCTTATTGATTACCTTTCCGCCAGCACCTATAACATCTCTGATTTTTTCTGGATCTATACTCATAGTATATACTCTTGGAGCATAAGGTGACATTTCTTTTCTAGCTTCAGGTAAGCACTCTTTTATCTTTTCTAGTATAAACATTCTTGCTTTTCTAGCTTCATCAATTGATTTTCTAATACACTCATTAGATAAACCTCTGATTTTAGTGTCTACTTGTATAGCAGTTATACCCTTTTCAGTTCCAGCAACCTTAAAGTCCATGTCTCCAAAGAAGTCCTCTATACCTTGAATATCGGTAACAACTTCTTCCTGAGTTAAATCATCATTAGTAAATAATCCCATAGCTATACCAGCAGCAGGTCTCTTTATTGGAACACCAGCATCTAAAAGTGCTAAAGTACTTCCGCATACGCTAGCTTGTGATGTAGATCCATTTGAGCTTAATACTTCTGATACAAGTCTTACGGTATATGGAAATTCTTCTTCAGAAGGAATTAGAGGCTCTAAAGCTTTTTCAGCTAAAGCACCATGGCCGATTTCTCTTCTTCCTGGCCCTCTTAATGGTTTTACTTCTCCTACGCTGTATGCAGGGAAGTTGTAATGATGCATATATCTCTTGAACTCTTCCTCGCCAAGTCCATCCAATATTTGAACATCACCTAAAGCACCAATAGTTGCAACAGTCATAACTTGAGTTAAACCTCTAGTAAATAATCCTGTTCCGTGAGTTCTTGGAAGCAGTCCAACTTCACATTCAATAGATCTGATTTCATTGAATGTTCTCCCATCAGGTCTTCTCTTCTCATTTAAAACCATGTCTCTAACTATCTCTTTTTGTATTCTATAGACTACATCAGAAACATCTGAACCATTATCAGGGTATTTTTCATTAAATTCCTCGGCAATCTTTGTCTTGGCAACATCCATTGCTTCATTTCTCTTATCTTTGTCTGTTATGTACATAGCTTCTTTTATGATGTTAAAAGCAAAGTCTCTAACCTCATTTTCTAAAGCTTCATCAACCTTATATAATACAGGCACTTGCTTTTCCTTGCCTATTCTATGCATAACTTCTTCTTGGAAGCTTACAATTTTCTTGCATTCTTCAAAGCCATACATTATAGCATCATACATTGTGTCTTCTGGTATTTCGTCTCCACCAGCTTCAATCATGATAACTCTGTCTCTTGTAGCACAAACAGTTAAATTCATACTGCTTTGCTCTCTTTCCTTAGATGTTGGATTAAGCACAAAGTTTCCGTCAACAAGTCCTACTGAAACAGCTGCTACTGGGTCTGAGAAAGGTATACTTGAAATGCATAATGCTATTGAAGCAGCATTTATTGCAAGTATATCAGGAGCATTATCAGGTTCTACTGAAGTTACTGTACAAACCACCTGAACATCATTTCTATATCCTTTTGGAAATAATGGTCTTAGGGGTCTATCTATTGCTCTTCCATTAAGAACAGCTTTTTCCGATGGTTTACCTTCTCTTTTTATAAAGCCACCAGGTATTTTCCCAACTGCATATAATCTTTCTTCATATTCAACGCTTAGTGGAAAAAAATCTATACCCTCTCTTGGTTTACTAGATGAATTAACGTTTACTAGAACCACCGTATCGCCGTAACTAACAAGCAATGCACAATCTGAAAGCATACCAACCTTGCCATAGTCTAATTTTAATTTTCTACCAGCCACTGTGGTTTCCATTATTTGACTCATACATTTACCTCCCCTCAATGTACACTAATATTATTATCCACTTAAATTAATTTATTATAAAAATTATTAAATATTAGTCAATAAACATTTAAAATAATAGAGCGGTGTTGACCCGCTCTTCATTATCTTCTTAATCCAAGTTTTTCAACAATATCACGATATCTTTGAATATCTTCATTCATTAAATAGTTTAGAAGACCTCTTCTCTTACCAACCATCATAAGAAGACCTCTTCTTGAGTGGTGATCCTTCTTATGCTCTTTTAAGTGAGCAGTTAAATGATTGATTCTCTCTGTTAATAGAGCGATTTGTACTTCTGGAGAACCAGTATCTCCCTCGTGTCTCATAAATTTTTCAATGATTTGTTGTTTTGTTGCCTTTTCCATTGTATACACCTCCAAAAATTATCCCCTTTATTCCAAGAATTACGTTGGCAATTCGCATTTCTTAGCATAAGGTTCACGAATGATATTATAACAAATAAAAAATATGTTGTAAATTACTTTTTATTGTTTAATAAAAATATTTCTAAATTTTGCTTATTAGCATACTCTTTATCTTTAATTAATTGTTCTTTAAGTTCTTCTAACGAAGCAAACTTCTCTTCATTCCGCATTCTATCAATAAAATATAAGGTAATGCTTTCCCCATATATAAATTTATCAAAATCTAAAATATATGTTTCTATTGTTATGTTGTCTCCAACAGGTTCAATTGTCGGATTATAGCCAACGCTTGTTATTCCTTTATACAGTTTATCCTCGTATTCAACCGCAGTGTAGTAAACTCCAGTAGCAGGGATTTGAAAGCTGGAATTATACTTTAAGTTTGCTGTAGGAAAGCCTAAAGTTCTGCCTAGCTGTTTACCTTTAATTATTTCTCCCTTTAATGCATAAGGAACTATCAGCATTTTATTTGCCTCGTAAACATTTCCATCATTTAAAAGAGAACGAATCTTCGAACTGCTGACAACTTCATTTTCATAAGTCACCGACTCTATAACATGCAGTTCAAAATCAAGCTTGCTGCTGTACTCCTTCAATAAATCAATATTGCCACTGTTTTTATATCCGAATCTATAGTTGAATCCAACTATCAAACCCTTCAAATTATAATATTCAACCATCTTCTCAATAAATGCTTCAGGTAAAATCTTCATATATTCTATATTAAAATTAACCAGATTAACAATATCTACGCCAAGTTTATCTAATATGCTTATCTTTGTGTCATTATCCATCAATAGCTTTGGCACTTTTTCTTTGTTAACTATCGAGAGAGGGTGGTTTTTAAAAGTATAAACCATACTTTTAATATTATTCTGTTTTGAAAGTTCCAGGGTTTTATTTATTAACCCCATATGTCCTAAATGCAAGCCGTCAAAGCTTCCAAGAGCTATATAAGTTCTTTCTTCAAGCTTTTCATTAAAATTATCCTCTAAGATTATCATAACTGCTGCTCCTAAATTAATAATTTAGTGATCTTAAAACCAACGTCATCTCTAATTCCCAATCCAACAAAGGTTTTTCCATCTAAGTATACTCTATACAGCTTATTAAATTCAATATTTCTTATTAAATACTCATTATTTATTTTTACTCCATTTAAGAGTAGTTTCTCATGCTTTGAGGAAAATATTACTTTATCGTACTTACTTAAGCCCTCTTCTATAGGAATAATAAACTCTGAGACATTATCCTTATCTAAATCATCCAACTTAACAGAATCCTCTATTTTAAAACTGCCGGTCTGAATTCTTTCAAGATCCCACATTGCACCGCCAACTCCAAGCTTTTCGCCAATATCATAGCATAAACTCCTAATGTATGTGCCCTTTGAACATGTTACTATAAAATCAACTAACGGCAAGGAAATATTTAAAATCTCTATAGAATATATTGTGATTTTTCTTTTTTCCCGTTCCACGTTAATACCTTGCCTTGCTAATTCATAAAGCCTCTTGCCATTAACTTTTAGGGCTGAATACATAGGCGGTTCCTGCTCTGATTCTCCAACAAAGGAGGTAATAGTATCAATTATATCTTCCTCAGAAAGCTTAACGTCAGTTTCATGGGTAATCTCACCTTCTCTGTCATAGGTATCTGTTATTACGCCAAGCCTCAGCTGTGCTTTATACACCTTTGTTTCGCTCATTATATAGTCAACTATCTTTGTAGCTTTTCCTATACATATAGGCAGAACCCCTGACGCAAGAGGGTCAAGGGTTCCGGTATGGCCTACTTTCTTTGTACCACATATTTTCATGACCTTTTTTACAGCATCAAAGGAAGATATTCCAGAGGGTTTATATATGTTTAATATTCCATCCATTATATCAACTCTTTTTCTACAGCATTAATAATTAGCTTTTCAGCTTCATCCATGCTTTTATTTATCGACAAACCAGCTGCACGTATATGACCTCCGCCACCAAATTGCTCAGCTATCTTTCTCACATCAACTATAGACTTAGACCTAAGACTTATCTTAACGCCTTCCTCTACTTCCTTAATAAGCAGAGCCACTTCTACTGTGTCAACATCAACGCCTAGAGTTATTACATCCGAAGTATCCGAGGACTCAAGTCCAAGCTCCTCCAGCATAGCTTTTGAAAGCTTCATTACAGCAACGGAATCATTATGTAAGAGATACATATCCTCGATAACTTTACCGTGCAGTTTCATTCTTTTAAACTTTTTATTTTGAAACAACAGCCTATGAAGCTCACTAAAATCAAAGCCTGTTTTAATAAGCTCTCCAGCTATTTCATGTGTGGCAGTAGTGGTATTGGAATGCTTAAAGCCTCCTGTATCAGATACAATTGATGTGTAAAGGCATTGAGCAATGTCTTTGTCTATTTGCACTTCTAATAAATTTAACATCCTATATACTATTTCTCCAACTGCAGCTGAAGAAGTATCTACAAAGTTCAAATCAGCATAAAAGTCGTTGGACATATGGTGATCTATATTTATTAAAGTGTAGTGTTTACTGCTTTTGTTCAAGCTTGAGGATACTCTTTCAAAATTGCCGCAGTCTAGAACAATTATTAGATCGCTATCCCCTGAAGGCGAATTATCAGCATTATTTACTTCTTCCATATAAGGAAGAAAACTGTAAACCTCAGGAGCTTTATCCTTAGCAGTTATATAAGCCTGCTTTCCAAGCTTTCGAAGCCCCTGCATTAAGGCTAAAGAGCTACCTAAGGAATCCCCGTCAGGAGAAGTATGAAAGGTAATTCCTATTTTCTTGCTCTGACTTATAAGATCAACAATTTCCTTAATTGTCATTGGACTTATGCTCCTTTATGCTTTCAATTAAAGCATTGATGTGCATACCATGTTCTATAGTATTATCGAGTTCAATGGTTATTTCTGGCGTAAATCTTAGGTTTACTCTATGCCCTACTTCTCTTCTTATAAATCCAGAAGAATTTTTAAGTGCGTTTAAAGAATTTTTCTTCTCCTCTTCATTACCAAAAATACTTACAAAAACTTTTGCGTATCTTAAATCTTTTGTAACATCTACTCTTGTTACGCTAACCATTGCAGTTAAACGAGGATCACGTACTTCGTTGCGTATTATTTCACTGACTTCTTTTTTAATCTCTTCATTTATTCTGCCACTTCTGTATTTAGCCATATAATACTCTCCCCTTAGGCGTTATAGTTGTTTTGCTTTTACCTCTTCCATGGTATAAGCTTCTAGAATATCGCCTTCTTTTATATCATTGAATTTTTCTACACTCAATCCACACTCATAACCAGCTGCTACTTCCTTAACATCATCTTTAAATCTCTTCAAGGATGCAAATGTAGATTCAAAAATAACAATACCATCACGTATTACTCTTACACTGCTGTTTCTTGTAAGCTTTCCATCTAATACATAACAACCAGCTATTGTCCCTACGTTTGATATCTTATAAGTTGCTCTAATCTCTGCTTTTCCTAAAACTACTTCTTTATATTCAGGTTCAAGCATACCAATCATAGCAGCCTTAATATCTTCTATAGCATCATAAATTATTCTATAAGTCTTAATATCCACCTTTTCTTTTTCGGCAATGTTAGCTGCATTTATATCTGGTCTTACATTAAAACCTATTATAATAGCATTTGAAGCAGTAGCAAGTATAACGTCTGTTTCTGTTATTGCACCAACAGCACCATGGATTACTCTTATTTTTACATTGTCAGTTGACAACTTTTCCAATGACTGCTTAACTGCCTCAACAGAACCTTGAACGTCTGCCTTTACAATTACTCCAAGTTCCTTAACTTTACCTTCTTGAATCTGGCTGTATAGATCCTCTAAGGATACTTTATTTGTTGACTGCAAATGTTCTGCTCTTTGCTTTTCTTTTCTCTTTTCAGCCATATCCCTTGCGGTTTTTTCATCCTTAGTTGCATTGAACTTATCACCAGCAGCTGGAACTTCAGAAAGTCCTAAAATTTCTACTGGGATTGATGGTCCTGCTGACTTAATTTTCTTGCCTTTATCGTCGAACATTGCTCTTATTCTTCCGTAGGTTGTTCCAACAAGAATAGAATCTCCCACATGAAGTGTTCCATTTTGAACTAATAGTGTAGCTACTGGGCCTCTGCCTTTATCAAGCTTAGCTTCCACAACTGTGCCTTTAGCATTTCTATTAGGATTTCCTATAAGTTCCTGCATCTCAGCAGTTAGAATTATCATTTCAAGAAGATTTTCAATTCCTTCTTTTGTATGAGCTGAAACAGGTACGATTACAGTATCTCCACCCCAATCTTCAGCAATCAAACCAAATTCCGTTAATTCCTGCTTTACTCTATCAGGATTAGCTCCTGCTCTATCTATCTTATTGATTGCAACTATCATCGGTACATTTGCTGCCTTACAGTGATTGATAGCTTCCTTAGTTTGAGGCATTACTCCGTCGTCAGCCGCAACAACCAAAACAACGATATCTGTAACTTGAGCACCACGCGCTCTCATTGCCGTAAACGCTTCATGGCCAGGCGTATCTAAAAATGTTATTTTTTCATCATTAATCGTTACTGTATAAGCACCGATATGTTGTGTAATACCGCCTGCTTCTGTCTCTGTAACTTTTGCTTTTCTTATAGCATCCAGAAGTGAAGTTTTACCATGATCAACGTGTCCCATAACAGTAACAACAGGTGGCCTCTTTTCACTATCTAAGTCGTCTTCTTCTACTTCTTCAATATCAACCTTAATTAATTCTTCTTCCTTCTTTGTAACGAGAACATTAAATTTTTCGGCTACTTTTTCTACTGTTTTAAAGTCAATTTCCTGATTTATTGCCGCCATAACACCAACAAAAATCAACTGCTTAATAACTTCAGTAGCAGGTTTTTTAAGTTTTTCTGCTAATTCTTTTACAGTTATTGTTTCGCCAATTTCTATTATAGTGCTGTCCTCAAAAGATTCTTCACTTATATCATCTGAATTATTTTCATCTTGAAAAGCATCTTTATTTTTCTTCTTATTCTTCTTAACTTTAACTTTTTCTTCTGCTAATTCTTCATATTTTTCTATTACATCCACCTCAGATTCTTTTTCATTTAAGGAACTTTCTTCCTTTTTGTTATTTTCTTGAACTAGTTCCTTAATTAATTCAGCATCTTCCTCTTCAATAACACTCATATGATTCTTAACTTCAATGCTAAACTCTTCAAGTAACATATTAATCAAATCTTTACTTGATATATTTAATTCCTTTGCCAATTCATAAACTCTTACTTTTGACATATATTCACCCCCGGGTATTAGTATTATATTGTTCATTCAAAATTGATAACAGCTTATCACTCATTTTTCTATCTACAACCCCTAATACATTTATTTCTTCTCTTCCTATGGGAGCTCCTAGTTCCTCCTTAGTAAAGACTTCTATATAAGGAATTTTGTAAATAGTACAGTACTTGCTGAATTTTTCCTTTGTATTTAAAGAGCAGTCCTTAGATAGTATTAATAAGGTTAATTTACTTTTCTTTATTAATTCTTCACACTTATTATATCCTTCAATCAAATTTCCGGATTTTTTAGCTAAACCTAAAAACTGAAGAAACTTATTCTGCAATATTAATCTCTTCTTTCAATTTATTATATAGTTCATCGCTAATCTTAGCTTCGAGATTTTTTTCAAGACGTTTTGTCTTAAATGCCTTAGTAAGGCATTCTTCATTTTTGCAAATATAGGCACCTCTGCCTGGCTTTTTTCCAACTAGATCTATAGTTATTTCGCCTTCCTTGCTGCGGACTATTCTTATTAATTCTTTTTTAGGTTTCATTTCCATGCAGCCAGTGCACATTCTTTGAGGAAGTTTTTTAACTTTCACAAAATCACCTACTCTTCATGTACAATTAAACTATCAGCTTGAGATTTGCTCTTTATATCTATTTTCCAGCCTGTAAGCTTAGCAGCCAATCTAACGTTCTGACCTTCTTTTCCAATAGCTAGTGATAGTTGATTATCATCAACTACTACTCTTGCAGACTTGTTATCTTCATCTAAAGTTACATCCAACACTTTAGATGGACTTAGTGCATTGGATATATATTCTTCTGGAAGCTTACTCCACTTTATTATATCAATTTTCTCATTTTTAAGCTCGCCTACAATATTTTGCACTCTAGAACCCTTAGGTCCTACGCAAGCTCCCATTGCATCTACAGTTTCATCAGTTGAATAAACAGCTATTTTAGTCCTTGAGCCAGCTTCTCTTGCTATACTTTTAACTTCAACAATCCCATTAAATATTTCAGGAACCTCTAACTCAAAAAGCCTTTTAACCAGTCCAGGGTGTGTTCTGGATACAACTACTTGAGCGCCTTTAGTAGTGTTTTTAACTTCTACTATGTAAAGTTTAAGCCTGTCATTGAAATTGTATTCTTCACCAGCCATCTGCTCATTAGGTCCTAAAACAGCTTCTATTTTCCCAAGGTCTACAAATACATTTCCTTTATCCTTCCTTATTACAATTCCAGTAATTATATCATATTCCTTTGTAATAAATTCATTGTATATTATGCTTCTTTCTGCCTCTTTGATTCTTTGAATTACTACTTGCTTAGCAGCTTGAGCAGCTACTCTTCCAAATTTTTTAGGAGTAACTTCAATATCTACTATATCATCAATCTGATACTTAGGATTATACTCTTTAGCTTCTTCTATAGAAATTTCCTCTACATCATTCACCGGAACCTCAGCTACTCTTTTTTGAGAATAAACATGGATTTCTCCATTTTCTCTATTCATTGTAACCTTAACATTTTGAGTGTTTCCAGTAGTATAGTTCTTTTTATAGGCAGCTACTAAAGCATCTTCTATAGTTGTAAAAAGCATCTCTTCGCTTATACCTTTTTCTTTAACAATTTCTTTTAGTGCTTCTATAAATTCTTCATTCATTTTTTATAACCTCCTTACATTTCCCCATTTAGACGAATAATTTTAATTTTATCTCTAGGAATAATAAAATCTTGCTCATTAATCTTTAATGTTATTTCTTCTGAGCTATAATCAGATAAAATTCCTTCGTATTGTTTTTTTCCTTCAAATAATTTATCAAGTTTTACTAGCACTTGACTGTCAGTGTATTTGCTAAGGTGTTTATCAGTATATAGAGCTCTATCAATCCCTGGTGATGATACCTCTAAATAGTATGCTTCTGATATTGGATCTTCAGTATCTAACATATCACTTATCGGTCTGCTTACACTTTCACAGTCATCCAGATTAATACCTTTCGGACTATCTATATATACTCT
The genomic region above belongs to Clostridium swellfunianum and contains:
- a CDS encoding polyribonucleotide nucleotidyltransferase, with product MSQIMETTVAGRKLKLDYGKVGMLSDCALLVSYGDTVVLVNVNSSSKPREGIDFFPLSVEYEERLYAVGKIPGGFIKREGKPSEKAVLNGRAIDRPLRPLFPKGYRNDVQVVCTVTSVEPDNAPDILAINAASIALCISSIPFSDPVAAVSVGLVDGNFVLNPTSKEREQSSMNLTVCATRDRVIMIEAGGDEIPEDTMYDAIMYGFEECKKIVSFQEEVMHRIGKEKQVPVLYKVDEALENEVRDFAFNIIKEAMYITDKDKRNEAMDVAKTKIAEEFNEKYPDNGSDVSDVVYRIQKEIVRDMVLNEKRRPDGRTFNEIRSIECEVGLLPRTHGTGLFTRGLTQVMTVATIGALGDVQILDGLGEEEFKRYMHHYNFPAYSVGEVKPLRGPGRREIGHGALAEKALEPLIPSEEEFPYTVRLVSEVLSSNGSTSQASVCGSTLALLDAGVPIKRPAAGIAMGLFTNDDLTQEEVVTDIQGIEDFFGDMDFKVAGTEKGITAIQVDTKIRGLSNECIRKSIDEARKARMFILEKIKECLPEARKEMSPYAPRVYTMSIDPEKIRDVIGAGGKVINKIIAETGVKIDIKEDGKIFIMSNDSVGANRALKIIDDLTKEVKAGEIYLGKVTKIANFGAFVEILPGKEGLVHISKLDFARVNKVEDVVSVGDEILVKVTEIDNQGRINLSRKDAIKDSETEEKDQEK
- the truB gene encoding tRNA pseudouridine(55) synthase TruB → MDGILNIYKPSGISSFDAVKKVMKICGTKKVGHTGTLDPLASGVLPICIGKATKIVDYIMSETKVYKAQLRLGVITDTYDREGEITHETDVKLSEEDIIDTITSFVGESEQEPPMYSALKVNGKRLYELARQGINVEREKRKITIYSIEILNISLPLVDFIVTCSKGTYIRSLCYDIGEKLGVGGAMWDLERIQTGSFKIEDSVKLDDLDKDNVSEFIIPIEEGLSKYDKVIFSSKHEKLLLNGVKINNEYLIRNIEFNKLYRVYLDGKTFVGLGIRDDVGFKITKLLI
- a CDS encoding ribosomal L7Ae/L30e/S12e/Gadd45 family protein; the encoded protein is MQNKFLQFLGLAKKSGNLIEGYNKCEELIKKSKLTLLILSKDCSLNTKEKFSKYCTIYKIPYIEVFTKEELGAPIGREEINVLGVVDRKMSDKLLSILNEQYNTNTRG
- a CDS encoding bifunctional riboflavin kinase/FAD synthetase, with the translated sequence MIILEDNFNEKLEERTYIALGSFDGLHLGHMGLINKTLELSKQNNIKSMVYTFKNHPLSIVNKEKVPKLLMDNDTKISILDKLGVDIVNLVNFNIEYMKILPEAFIEKMVEYYNLKGLIVGFNYRFGYKNSGNIDLLKEYSSKLDFELHVIESVTYENEVVSSSKIRSLLNDGNVYEANKMLIVPYALKGEIIKGKQLGRTLGFPTANLKYNSSFQIPATGVYYTAVEYEDKLYKGITSVGYNPTIEPVGDNITIETYILDFDKFIYGESITLYFIDRMRNEEKFASLEELKEQLIKDKEYANKQNLEIFLLNNKK
- a CDS encoding M16 family metallopeptidase — encoded protein: MYNLFRLDNGLRIVVENIDHVNSVSLGLWVENGSRNENAINNGISHFIEHMFFKGTSSRTSKEIAESIEDVGGQINAFTGKEATCFYTKTLDTHLDLSLEVLADMLFNSKFDEEDIEKEKGVIVEEINMSEDQPEDVLSDLHSEAIWGKDSISMPILGTIETVRSFTRQQLLDYISSYYIPENSVISISGKVNINDIERLVNKYFGNWNSTGKKITSYSAPSLLSNHLFRQKEIEQLHISLGMQGIEAGSDDVYPMLLLNNMFGGGAASILFQKIREELGVCYSIYSYMSSFKNTGVISIYSGLNPKYSTNVIELIKEEVYKFSKFDITNERLIKLKEQLKGSYILGLESTSSRMFSNGKSMLLLNRINKPEDIINKIDAVNKDKLHSLLDSVFSKGILNSAYVGQDIDLTKLIDIIEGDAIAFKNQKSKRI
- the rbfA gene encoding 30S ribosome-binding factor RbfA translates to MAKYRSGRINEEIKKEVSEIIRNEVRDPRLTAMVSVTRVDVTKDLRYAKVFVSIFGNEEEKKNSLNALKNSSGFIRREVGHRVNLRFTPEITIELDNTIEHGMHINALIESIKEHKSNDN
- the rnpM gene encoding RNase P modulator RnpM — protein: MKVKKLPQRMCTGCMEMKPKKELIRIVRSKEGEITIDLVGKKPGRGAYICKNEECLTKAFKTKRLEKNLEAKISDELYNKLKEEINIAE
- a CDS encoding DHH family phosphoesterase, producing MTIKEIVDLISQSKKIGITFHTSPDGDSLGSSLALMQGLRKLGKQAYITAKDKAPEVYSFLPYMEEVNNADNSPSGDSDLIIVLDCGNFERVSSSLNKSSKHYTLINIDHHMSNDFYADLNFVDTSSAAVGEIVYRMLNLLEVQIDKDIAQCLYTSIVSDTGGFKHSNTTTATHEIAGELIKTGFDFSELHRLLFQNKKFKRMKLHGKVIEDMYLLHNDSVAVMKLSKAMLEELGLESSDTSDVITLGVDVDTVEVALLIKEVEEGVKISLRSKSIVDVRKIAEQFGGGGHIRAAGLSINKSMDEAEKLIINAVEKELI
- the rpsO gene encoding 30S ribosomal protein S15, producing MEKATKQQIIEKFMRHEGDTGSPEVQIALLTERINHLTAHLKEHKKDHHSRRGLLMMVGKRRGLLNYLMNEDIQRYRDIVEKLGLRR
- the rimP gene encoding ribosome maturation factor RimP, which produces MIDNFAIEKLFKLVEPIVTEKGFEFYHLEYVKEFGENYLRVYIDSPKGINLDDCESVSRPISDMLDTEDPISEAYYLEVSSPGIDRALYTDKHLSKYTDSQVLVKLDKLFEGKKQYEGILSDYSSEEITLKINEQDFIIPRDKIKIIRLNGEM
- the nusA gene encoding transcription termination factor NusA, coding for MNEEFIEALKEIVKEKGISEEMLFTTIEDALVAAYKKNYTTGNTQNVKVTMNRENGEIHVYSQKRVAEVPVNDVEEISIEEAKEYNPKYQIDDIVDIEVTPKKFGRVAAQAAKQVVIQRIKEAERSIIYNEFITKEYDIITGIVIRKDKGNVFVDLGKIEAVLGPNEQMAGEEYNFNDRLKLYIVEVKNTTKGAQVVVSRTHPGLVKRLFELEVPEIFNGIVEVKSIAREAGSRTKIAVYSTDETVDAMGACVGPKGSRVQNIVGELKNEKIDIIKWSKLPEEYISNALSPSKVLDVTLDEDNKSARVVVDDNQLSLAIGKEGQNVRLAAKLTGWKIDIKSKSQADSLIVHEE
- the infB gene encoding translation initiation factor IF-2 is translated as MSKVRVYELAKELNISSKDLINMLLEEFSIEVKNHMSVIEEEDAELIKELVQENNKKEESSLNEKESEVDVIEKYEELAEEKVKVKKNKKKNKDAFQDENNSDDISEESFEDSTIIEIGETITVKELAEKLKKPATEVIKQLIFVGVMAAINQEIDFKTVEKVAEKFNVLVTKKEEELIKVDIEEVEEDDLDSEKRPPVVTVMGHVDHGKTSLLDAIRKAKVTETEAGGITQHIGAYTVTINDEKITFLDTPGHEAFTAMRARGAQVTDIVVLVVAADDGVMPQTKEAINHCKAANVPMIVAINKIDRAGANPDRVKQELTEFGLIAEDWGGDTVIVPVSAHTKEGIENLLEMIILTAEMQELIGNPNRNAKGTVVEAKLDKGRGPVATLLVQNGTLHVGDSILVGTTYGRIRAMFDDKGKKIKSAGPSIPVEILGLSEVPAAGDKFNATKDEKTARDMAEKRKEKQRAEHLQSTNKVSLEDLYSQIQEGKVKELGVIVKADVQGSVEAVKQSLEKLSTDNVKIRVIHGAVGAITETDVILATASNAIIIGFNVRPDINAANIAEKEKVDIKTYRIIYDAIEDIKAAMIGMLEPEYKEVVLGKAEIRATYKISNVGTIAGCYVLDGKLTRNSSVRVIRDGIVIFESTFASLKRFKDDVKEVAAGYECGLSVEKFNDIKEGDILEAYTMEEVKAKQL